One Gammaproteobacteria bacterium DNA segment encodes these proteins:
- a CDS encoding cupin-like domain-containing protein, which produces MNDLETFSFEQVGRVDRRTGISYDEFIQDYLLPGIPVVLTDATQDWPAMSKWSPEYLQRHYGQRSVKLRDFPDREIDLGSYMDMVIASSVENPTPYLWGIDIENLFPELMADMQPAIKFAEPDRIQSRLHPLRFRIERTTAMLIGGAGARFPLHFDLLHTLGFVTQVYGDKEFTIFPPSQSKYLYPNPKAPNRSLVTDIAHPDLEKCPLFKQSKPLRTVVRKGETIFHPSGWWHTTRILTPSIAIVRSTVSPNIWSQFVTAYYGPAMRKAAPMKTRLKESYLRALHPLMSLLEFFHDLEYKANS; this is translated from the coding sequence ATGAATGACCTCGAGACATTTTCTTTCGAGCAAGTTGGTAGGGTCGACCGACGGACGGGTATTTCGTATGATGAATTTATTCAGGACTATTTGTTGCCCGGAATTCCAGTTGTGCTAACCGACGCGACACAGGATTGGCCCGCAATGTCCAAATGGTCGCCGGAGTATCTTCAGCGACATTACGGTCAGCGATCAGTCAAGCTTCGGGACTTTCCGGATCGAGAGATAGATCTGGGTAGCTACATGGATATGGTGATTGCCTCAAGCGTTGAAAATCCCACTCCCTATTTATGGGGAATCGATATAGAGAATTTGTTTCCAGAGTTGATGGCAGACATGCAGCCTGCCATCAAGTTTGCCGAACCCGATCGCATTCAGAGTAGATTGCATCCCCTTCGATTTCGAATTGAGCGCACTACTGCAATGCTGATCGGTGGAGCTGGCGCCAGATTTCCGCTGCATTTCGACCTATTACATACCCTCGGTTTCGTGACGCAGGTCTATGGAGACAAAGAGTTCACGATATTTCCGCCATCTCAAAGTAAATATCTCTATCCCAATCCCAAAGCTCCGAACAGGTCACTTGTGACTGATATAGCTCATCCGGATCTTGAGAAGTGCCCTTTGTTTAAACAGTCCAAGCCACTGAGAACAGTTGTCCGCAAGGGTGAGACGATTTTTCATCCGAGTGGTTGGTGGCATACAACAAGGATACTCACGCCCTCGATCGCTATCGTGCGCAGCACCGTCTCACCAAATATTTGGTCGCAGTTTGTCACAGCCTATTATGGTCCGGCGATGAGAAAGGCGGCTCCTATGAAGACTCGATTAAAAGAATCATATTTGCGCGCTTTGCATCCTTTGATGTCCTTATTGGAGTTTTTTCATGACTTAGAGTACAAAGCTAACTCTTGA